One region of Daphnia pulicaria isolate SC F1-1A chromosome 7, SC_F0-13Bv2, whole genome shotgun sequence genomic DNA includes:
- the LOC124349453 gene encoding type II inositol 1,4,5-trisphosphate 5-phosphatase-like isoform X1, with protein sequence MPLDTSDTWNMSTAGGGMESLIANLQAQLPSGHRIVTALEAGLVQEWIRTNRLLVLVESSTESAVLIYIVSKNVADEFTLERTIPLDTEFKCEIDTASANVVSTDVFLKLSRKKVRLLFEMLPSFKANKFVEEVGKATEVANKKRAPPNFSWLEVYNPQLVWESGSDSEPLTSTAAETDSSNNCHDAIPAHLNQKADSELSSPDVTAHRSSIATGGATPIAARESVVRYQMALRETAYTDLRQITIFLGTYNVNGQPPTSGLADWLSIDKDPPDIYAVGFQELDLSKEAFLFNETPREEEWYRAVFRGLHPKGKYRKVKLVRLVGMMLIVFIQEKHWAYVRSVASEVVGTGLMGKMGNKGGVAIRFDLHNSSICFVNSHLAAHTEEVERRNQDYLDICNRLVFSTTFPSKFIKDHDQVFWIGDLNYRLSGDLDLLRVKELLDQNNHQALLQYDQFRAQHAAHKIFIGYQEGPIQFRPSYKYDPGTDNWDTSEKNRAPAWCDRCLWKGDNVQVKDYRSHPGLRMSDHKPVSCFLDCGVKIIDTVRYRKIYEEVMKKLDKLENEFLPQVSVDSTEINFGKVSFNEGATKVLTVANTGQVPVQYEFIKKHRDSNYCKPWLACEPYTGFLMPGDNSYITLEVLVDKRTAWSLNSGLDELYDILVLHLDGGKDIFITVSGQYQKSCFGCSIEALIQMHQPISQVPPETVCQYEKAAYPSVDPGNDSDSKQPVLAVPKELWFILDELYRRGMDTPGLFEQPGLSSEIAAIRRTLDDSLPDTLPGSVHSVAESLLIFLETLKEPIIPFGWTQKALDGCTAFTSCKMVYTSLPLSHQHVFKHIISFLKEVLLHSNKNGLDAKTLVALFGSAMIRLPPPKYPLGSSISLSQNQPHLDRKRTTFIHHFLVNDLDD encoded by the exons ATGCCGCTTGATACAAGCGATACATG GAATATGAGTACAGCCGGCGGGGGGATGGAGAGCTTAATCGCTAACCTTCAGGCTCAGCTGCCCAGTGGGCACAGAATCGTGACA GCGTTGGAAGCAGGTCTTGTACAGGAGTGGATCCGCACCAATCGTCTCCTTGTGCTAGTTGAGAGCTCCACCGAAAGTGCTGTCCTGATCTatattgtgtcaaaaaatgtaGCTGATGAGTTTACTCTGGAAAGAACTATACCCTTAGACACAGAATTCAAATGTGAAATTG ATACTGCCAGTGCCAACGTTGTCTCTACTGACGTTTTCTTAAAGCTATCTAGAAAGAAGGTGCGTTTACTGTTTGAGATGCTCCCTTCCTTCAAAGCAAATAAATTTGTGGAAGAAGTTGGAAAAGCTACTGAAG TGGCCAACAAAAAGCGAGCTCCACCAAACTTTTCATGGTTAGAAGTTTATAATCCACAACTTGTTTGGGAGTCTGGTTCAGATTCAGAACCACTTACATCGACGGCAGCTGAGACCGATTCCTCCAACAATTGCCATGATGCAATTCCCGCTCACTTGAATCAAAAGGCGGATTCCGAGTTGTCAAGCCCGGATGTAACGGCTCACCGATCTTCAATAGCCACTG GTGGAGCCACACCCATCGCTGCAAGGGAGAGTGTCGTAAGGTATCAGATGGCTTTAAGGGAAACAGCCTACACCGATTTGCGCCAGATTACCATCTTTTTGGGGACTTACAATGTCAATGGGCAGCCACCCACATCGGGCCTTGCCGAttggctctcaatcgataaagATCCTCCCGATATCTATGCCGTCGGATTTCAGGAGCTCGATCTGAGCAAAGAGGCCTTTTTGTTCAATGAAACTCCTCGTGAAGAGGAATGGTACCGCGCCGTTTTCCGTGGCCTTCATCCCAAAGGCAAATATCGCAAGGTGAAATTAGTTCGTCTCGTCGGCATGATGCTGATCGTCTTCATCCAGGAGAAGCATTGGGCCTACGTCAGGAGCGTTGCCTCCGAAGTTGTCGGTACCGGACTCATGGGCAAAATGGGCAATAAA GGTGGTGTGGCAATTCGTTTTGACTTGCACAATTCATCGATTTGCTTCGTCAATAGTCACTTGGCCGCTCACACTGAAGAAGTGGAACGGCGTAATCAAGATTACCTCGACATTTGTAATCGACTGGTATTTTCAACAACTTTCCCAAGCAAGTTCATTAAGGACCACGATCAGGTTTTCTGGATTGGTGACCTTAATTATCGCCTTTCTGGCGATTTGGACCTTTTGCGTGTCAAAGAATTGTTGGACCAGAATAACCACCAGGCTTTACTGCAGTACGACCAGTTCCGCGCCCAGCACGCTGCTCACAAAATCTTTATTGGCTACCAGGAAGGTCCTATACAATTCCGTCCGTCATACAAGTATGACCCGGGAACTGACAACTGGGACACAAGCGAAAAGAATCGAGCTCCAGCCTGGTGTGACCGGTGTCTTTGGAAAGGCGACAACGTTCAAGTGAAGGACTACCGCAGTCACCCTGGGCTGCGTATGAGCGACCACAAGCCCGTCTCGTGCTTTTTGGATTGTGGTGTCAAGATCATCGATACGGTCCGCTACCGAAAGATTTACGAAGAGGTCATGAAGAAACTGGACAAGTTAGAGAATGAATTTCTACCTCAAGTCAGCGTTGATTCGACCGAAATCAACTTTGGTAAAGTGTCATTCAATGAAGGTGCTACCAAAGTACTGACGGTCGCCAACACGGGACAAGTGCCTGTTCAGTACGAATTCATTAAGAAACATCGCGACTCAAACTATTGCAAACCTTGGCTGGCCTGTGAGCCTTACACGGGATTCCTGATGCCCGGTGACAATTCCTACATCACCCTGGAAGTATTAGTTGACAAACGGACAGCGTGGAGTCTCAACAGTGGGTTAGATGAGCTCTACGACATATTGGTGCTTCATTTGGACGGCGGCAAGGATATTTTCATTACCGTTAGCGGCCAGTACCAAAAGAGCTGCTTTGGCTGTTCGATCGAAGCCTTGATCCAAATGCATCAGCCCATTTCGCAGGTACCGCCTGAAACCGTGTGCCAGTACGAAAAGGCCGCCTATCCATCGGTGGACCCTGGAAACGATTCGGATTCCAAACAACCCGTTTTAGCAGTGCCAAAGGAACTCTG GTTTATTCTTGACGAGCTCTACCGTCGAGGAATGGACACGCCTGGTTTGTTTGAACAACCGGGACTGTCGTCCGAGATAGCAGCCATTCGGAGGACTCTAGATGATAGTTTGCCCGATACACTCCCAGGAAGTGTTCACTCGGTGGCCGAGTCGCTCCTCATCTTTTTAGAGACTTTGAAAGAACCTATTATTCCGTTTGGATGGACCCAGAAAGCCTTGGATGGATGCACGGCTTTCACGTCCTGCAAAATGGTCTACACCAGCCTACCGCTCTCTCACCAGCACGTCTTCAAACACATCATCAGCTTCTTGAAGGAGGTTTTATTGCACAGCAACAAGAACGGATTGGACGCCAAGACGCTGGTGGCGCTTTTTGGTAGCGCAATGATCCGCCTTCCGCCTCCCAAATACCCGTTAGGTTCTTCAATTAGTTTGTCGCAAAACCAGCCACACCTGGATCGCAAGCGAACCACGTTTATTCACCACTTCTTAGTCAACGACTTGGATGATTGA
- the LOC124349453 gene encoding type II inositol 1,4,5-trisphosphate 5-phosphatase-like isoform X2, which yields MSTAGGGMESLIANLQAQLPSGHRIVTALEAGLVQEWIRTNRLLVLVESSTESAVLIYIVSKNVADEFTLERTIPLDTEFKCEIDTASANVVSTDVFLKLSRKKVRLLFEMLPSFKANKFVEEVGKATEVANKKRAPPNFSWLEVYNPQLVWESGSDSEPLTSTAAETDSSNNCHDAIPAHLNQKADSELSSPDVTAHRSSIATGGATPIAARESVVRYQMALRETAYTDLRQITIFLGTYNVNGQPPTSGLADWLSIDKDPPDIYAVGFQELDLSKEAFLFNETPREEEWYRAVFRGLHPKGKYRKVKLVRLVGMMLIVFIQEKHWAYVRSVASEVVGTGLMGKMGNKGGVAIRFDLHNSSICFVNSHLAAHTEEVERRNQDYLDICNRLVFSTTFPSKFIKDHDQVFWIGDLNYRLSGDLDLLRVKELLDQNNHQALLQYDQFRAQHAAHKIFIGYQEGPIQFRPSYKYDPGTDNWDTSEKNRAPAWCDRCLWKGDNVQVKDYRSHPGLRMSDHKPVSCFLDCGVKIIDTVRYRKIYEEVMKKLDKLENEFLPQVSVDSTEINFGKVSFNEGATKVLTVANTGQVPVQYEFIKKHRDSNYCKPWLACEPYTGFLMPGDNSYITLEVLVDKRTAWSLNSGLDELYDILVLHLDGGKDIFITVSGQYQKSCFGCSIEALIQMHQPISQVPPETVCQYEKAAYPSVDPGNDSDSKQPVLAVPKELWFILDELYRRGMDTPGLFEQPGLSSEIAAIRRTLDDSLPDTLPGSVHSVAESLLIFLETLKEPIIPFGWTQKALDGCTAFTSCKMVYTSLPLSHQHVFKHIISFLKEVLLHSNKNGLDAKTLVALFGSAMIRLPPPKYPLGSSISLSQNQPHLDRKRTTFIHHFLVNDLDD from the exons ATGAGTACAGCCGGCGGGGGGATGGAGAGCTTAATCGCTAACCTTCAGGCTCAGCTGCCCAGTGGGCACAGAATCGTGACA GCGTTGGAAGCAGGTCTTGTACAGGAGTGGATCCGCACCAATCGTCTCCTTGTGCTAGTTGAGAGCTCCACCGAAAGTGCTGTCCTGATCTatattgtgtcaaaaaatgtaGCTGATGAGTTTACTCTGGAAAGAACTATACCCTTAGACACAGAATTCAAATGTGAAATTG ATACTGCCAGTGCCAACGTTGTCTCTACTGACGTTTTCTTAAAGCTATCTAGAAAGAAGGTGCGTTTACTGTTTGAGATGCTCCCTTCCTTCAAAGCAAATAAATTTGTGGAAGAAGTTGGAAAAGCTACTGAAG TGGCCAACAAAAAGCGAGCTCCACCAAACTTTTCATGGTTAGAAGTTTATAATCCACAACTTGTTTGGGAGTCTGGTTCAGATTCAGAACCACTTACATCGACGGCAGCTGAGACCGATTCCTCCAACAATTGCCATGATGCAATTCCCGCTCACTTGAATCAAAAGGCGGATTCCGAGTTGTCAAGCCCGGATGTAACGGCTCACCGATCTTCAATAGCCACTG GTGGAGCCACACCCATCGCTGCAAGGGAGAGTGTCGTAAGGTATCAGATGGCTTTAAGGGAAACAGCCTACACCGATTTGCGCCAGATTACCATCTTTTTGGGGACTTACAATGTCAATGGGCAGCCACCCACATCGGGCCTTGCCGAttggctctcaatcgataaagATCCTCCCGATATCTATGCCGTCGGATTTCAGGAGCTCGATCTGAGCAAAGAGGCCTTTTTGTTCAATGAAACTCCTCGTGAAGAGGAATGGTACCGCGCCGTTTTCCGTGGCCTTCATCCCAAAGGCAAATATCGCAAGGTGAAATTAGTTCGTCTCGTCGGCATGATGCTGATCGTCTTCATCCAGGAGAAGCATTGGGCCTACGTCAGGAGCGTTGCCTCCGAAGTTGTCGGTACCGGACTCATGGGCAAAATGGGCAATAAA GGTGGTGTGGCAATTCGTTTTGACTTGCACAATTCATCGATTTGCTTCGTCAATAGTCACTTGGCCGCTCACACTGAAGAAGTGGAACGGCGTAATCAAGATTACCTCGACATTTGTAATCGACTGGTATTTTCAACAACTTTCCCAAGCAAGTTCATTAAGGACCACGATCAGGTTTTCTGGATTGGTGACCTTAATTATCGCCTTTCTGGCGATTTGGACCTTTTGCGTGTCAAAGAATTGTTGGACCAGAATAACCACCAGGCTTTACTGCAGTACGACCAGTTCCGCGCCCAGCACGCTGCTCACAAAATCTTTATTGGCTACCAGGAAGGTCCTATACAATTCCGTCCGTCATACAAGTATGACCCGGGAACTGACAACTGGGACACAAGCGAAAAGAATCGAGCTCCAGCCTGGTGTGACCGGTGTCTTTGGAAAGGCGACAACGTTCAAGTGAAGGACTACCGCAGTCACCCTGGGCTGCGTATGAGCGACCACAAGCCCGTCTCGTGCTTTTTGGATTGTGGTGTCAAGATCATCGATACGGTCCGCTACCGAAAGATTTACGAAGAGGTCATGAAGAAACTGGACAAGTTAGAGAATGAATTTCTACCTCAAGTCAGCGTTGATTCGACCGAAATCAACTTTGGTAAAGTGTCATTCAATGAAGGTGCTACCAAAGTACTGACGGTCGCCAACACGGGACAAGTGCCTGTTCAGTACGAATTCATTAAGAAACATCGCGACTCAAACTATTGCAAACCTTGGCTGGCCTGTGAGCCTTACACGGGATTCCTGATGCCCGGTGACAATTCCTACATCACCCTGGAAGTATTAGTTGACAAACGGACAGCGTGGAGTCTCAACAGTGGGTTAGATGAGCTCTACGACATATTGGTGCTTCATTTGGACGGCGGCAAGGATATTTTCATTACCGTTAGCGGCCAGTACCAAAAGAGCTGCTTTGGCTGTTCGATCGAAGCCTTGATCCAAATGCATCAGCCCATTTCGCAGGTACCGCCTGAAACCGTGTGCCAGTACGAAAAGGCCGCCTATCCATCGGTGGACCCTGGAAACGATTCGGATTCCAAACAACCCGTTTTAGCAGTGCCAAAGGAACTCTG GTTTATTCTTGACGAGCTCTACCGTCGAGGAATGGACACGCCTGGTTTGTTTGAACAACCGGGACTGTCGTCCGAGATAGCAGCCATTCGGAGGACTCTAGATGATAGTTTGCCCGATACACTCCCAGGAAGTGTTCACTCGGTGGCCGAGTCGCTCCTCATCTTTTTAGAGACTTTGAAAGAACCTATTATTCCGTTTGGATGGACCCAGAAAGCCTTGGATGGATGCACGGCTTTCACGTCCTGCAAAATGGTCTACACCAGCCTACCGCTCTCTCACCAGCACGTCTTCAAACACATCATCAGCTTCTTGAAGGAGGTTTTATTGCACAGCAACAAGAACGGATTGGACGCCAAGACGCTGGTGGCGCTTTTTGGTAGCGCAATGATCCGCCTTCCGCCTCCCAAATACCCGTTAGGTTCTTCAATTAGTTTGTCGCAAAACCAGCCACACCTGGATCGCAAGCGAACCACGTTTATTCACCACTTCTTAGTCAACGACTTGGATGATTGA
- the LOC124349658 gene encoding protein tipE-like, whose protein sequence is MADFSRAEGVSGAGVPTTTTTTTSSSSCISSLSHHHLSSSNSIPSRSTSLLLPPVSQSQSQHTLSGSHRGSVMSGRPPRLQMSAGVKSSGSTVNKPATEVISAPVPTLDPVHRQKIMQLRLQAAKASMKRQSSLRRENIHRLAFWLLRTSLWLAGIFSLTVLIIAFPLAVDPALESIWRTFSTKPVICLTTDIQIHHSRNPDGSVKGNDACTWTSCRQGCTGELFRCVQLFANISRLPWDVLESANTSQWIRLDSTSQIELGGRLKRSTNWAVSWATQNKHLFNKSASTNQSINPLYEMQREHSRRQYAQLVEELKGQQQLDDERNETTSSLFEAVNVRLMVNVRGCGYTVDCADFHRTAGVIGSLIPCHLSSRADVTPLAVMEHNPEQDHNIILFLFTVPACVFSSAVFLLCCIHYQCCRPQLAKMMASRSSAEYSVARLIINSGIQFHPPTTTTTTTNNEQPSNNIKYWAAPTEETCVSPEAPLAAQQLNHQLT, encoded by the exons ATGGCTGACTTTAGCAGAGCGGAAGGCGTGAGCGGCGCAGGAGtgcctacaacaacaacaacaacaacatcatcttcttcttgtatttcATCTTTGTCGCACCATCACCTTTCGTCCTCTAACAGTATTCCCTCGAGGTCCACGTCGCTATTATTACCGCCCGTGTCACAGTCACAATCTCAACACACCCTTTCCGGTTCTCACCGCGGCTCGGTCATGTCCGGAAGGCCTCCGCGGCTGCAGATGAGTGCCGGAGTCAAGTCGTCGGGTTCGACAGTGAACAAGCCGGCGACAGAAGTGATTTCCGCACCCGTCCCGACGCTGGATCCCGTTCATCGGCAAAAGATCATGCAACTCCGCCTTCAAGCTGCCAAAGCATCCATGAAGAGACAGAGCAGTCTTCGAC GAGAGAATATACATCGACTTGCCTTCTGGCTCTTAAGGACATCCCTGTGGCTGGCCGGCATTTTCAGCTTGACTGTATTAATTATTGCCTTTCCATTGGCGGTCGATCCGGCCTTGGAGTCCATTTGGAGGACGTTTAGTACCAAACCAGTCATCTGTCTCACGACTGACATTCAAATCCATCATTCGAGGAATCCGGACGGATCCGTCAAAGGCAACGATGCTTGCACGTGGACCTCTTGTCGCCAAGGATGTACAG GGGAATTATTTAGATGCGTCCAACTCTTTGCCAATATCAGCCGATTGCCTTGGGACGTATTGGAATCTGCCAATACGAGCCAATGGATTCGATTAGATTCTACGTCTCAAATCGAATTGGGAGGGCGCCTGAAAAGGTCTACCAACTGGGCCGTTAGCTGGGCCACCCAAAATAAGCATCTTTTCAACAAGAGTGCCAGCACCAATCAATCGATCAATCCGCTCTACGAAATGCAGCGTGAACACTCACGACGTCAATACGCCCAGTTGGTGGAGGAACTCAAAGGCCAGCAGCAACTCGATGATGAGAGAAATGAGACGACGTCGTCCTTGTTCGAGGCCGTTAATGTCCGGCTCATGGTCAACGTCCGCGGTTGCGGTTACACGGTCGACTGTGCCGATTTCCATCGCACCGCGGGCGTCATCGGCTCTCTTATACCCTGTCACCTGAGCAGCCGGGCCGACGTGACCCCCTTGGCGGTTATGGAACACAATCCCGAACAGGATCACAATATCATTCTTTTCCTATTCACCGTTCCTGCCTGCGTTTTCAGCTCGGCCGTCTTCCTCCTTTGCTGCATTCATTACCAGTGCTGTCGCCCTCAACTGGCCAAAATGATGGCCAGCCGCTCTTCCGCCGAATATTCAGTCGCACGACTGATTATCAACAGTGGCATCCAATTTCAtccaccgacgacgacgacgacgacgaccaacaATGAGCAACCATCCAATAACATCAA gtactgGGCGGCACCGACGGAAGAGACTTGTGTTAGCCCAGAAGCGCCATTGGCAGCCCAGCAACTGAATCATCAGCTCACATAA